A region of Fibrobacter succinogenes subsp. succinogenes S85 DNA encodes the following proteins:
- a CDS encoding HAD family hydrolase yields MIAKIFAVGSVAAMFLAGCCDKRASCEDCSKYEDKSAAVQTATVPAESQQAAESRALPERPQESLLLWNDHAPAKDSLEAFVRATTDSTSPDFIPAERRIAVFDWDGTLFLETAPTYFDWMLFEHRVLDDSTYKPSKKQLKAARDGREKRIFPGLSAERERMVAEAYKGMTLSEFEAYVRAFMQEPQPGFTGLKRGEAYYKPMVEVVKFLTANGFTVYVSSGTERYTMRPVVVDGLGLPPKQIIGSDVVVVLSNQKGADGLAYTFQNGDNLVLAGQSIIKNLQTNKVTTLASEIGYQPVLAFGNSGTDASLLNYAISNNKYRSMGFMLLCDDLEREYGNEAKAEKMRAASEKNGWIPVSMKNDWKTIYGEGVQKAK; encoded by the coding sequence ATGATTGCAAAAATTTTTGCGGTTGGTTCTGTGGCGGCGATGTTCTTGGCTGGCTGCTGCGATAAGCGGGCATCTTGTGAAGACTGTTCCAAATATGAAGATAAGTCCGCGGCGGTCCAGACTGCGACTGTCCCGGCGGAATCTCAACAGGCTGCGGAGTCTCGCGCGCTTCCCGAGAGACCTCAGGAATCTCTTTTGCTCTGGAACGATCACGCTCCTGCGAAAGATTCTCTTGAAGCGTTTGTGCGTGCAACGACGGATTCAACCTCGCCAGATTTTATTCCGGCAGAACGCCGTATAGCTGTTTTCGATTGGGATGGCACGCTCTTCCTTGAGACCGCTCCGACGTATTTTGACTGGATGCTTTTTGAGCATCGCGTTCTTGACGATTCCACTTACAAGCCTTCGAAAAAGCAGTTGAAGGCGGCACGCGATGGCCGCGAAAAGAGAATTTTCCCGGGGCTGAGCGCAGAGCGCGAACGCATGGTGGCCGAGGCTTACAAGGGCATGACGCTTTCGGAATTTGAAGCGTACGTCCGTGCGTTTATGCAAGAACCGCAGCCGGGCTTTACGGGACTCAAGCGTGGCGAGGCTTATTACAAGCCTATGGTTGAAGTGGTGAAATTCTTGACTGCGAATGGCTTCACGGTTTACGTGAGCAGCGGTACGGAACGCTATACAATGCGCCCGGTCGTTGTTGACGGTCTCGGTCTCCCGCCCAAACAAATTATCGGTTCCGATGTGGTCGTAGTGTTGAGCAACCAAAAAGGTGCGGACGGCCTTGCGTACACGTTCCAGAACGGCGACAATCTTGTGCTAGCGGGGCAGAGCATTATCAAGAATTTGCAGACGAATAAGGTGACGACTCTCGCGAGCGAAATCGGCTACCAGCCGGTACTCGCTTTTGGCAACAGCGGCACGGATGCAAGCCTCTTGAATTATGCCATTTCCAACAACAAGTACAGATCAATGGGCTTCATGTTGCTTTGCGATGACTTGGAACGCGAATATGGCAACGAGGCGAAAGCCGAAAAAATGCGCGCTGCAAGTGAAAAGAACGGATGGATTCCGGTGTCCATGAAAAACGACTGGAAGACTATCTACGGGGAAGGTGTCCAGAAGGCAAAATAA
- a CDS encoding M6 family metalloprotease domain-containing protein — translation MKTKIAFGLLMGLLLLPTMLFADIVYKGKRVQEWPEEARPTFNGSGARPSFVLARTAATQTQSHYAAPKGKIYSLTLLVDFSDKAAPVTKSEIEDWLNKEGFNRNGCNGSVRDYYLDVSNGQLDLTNEVFGWYRAKHPKSWYESLPGYTGSDSLMKEVFAYFDAMVDYSRYDNDKDGTTEAINIVYAGAGEVRERGLWPHAGWSNEKRDGVRLTHHQMTDMPGTFGLYVFVHESGHMIFGWPDLYWYGDYCTMGNRPNDINPVAINDFYRADQGWIPFVDVTSEDVSLETTKPGEVCYRYKNPARPNQEGLVWSYVRNTGRNKVLRGSGLLMQHYDFSIEGNTASNKLGLRIVRANHTEPSLSGDKDQWPNPGSTADAFFKSGTYPEFSDETYPAITWYSGTKTGLKITDIGTPGETLTFCIGGECSLSSSSAPVVSSSSSAPKPESSSSAVEMKREKIAFEVTLPIDDNYAYVTLDLKGDDVAKILGIKKSEIADKVKFYGVEPDGTLNSRTTGEGTGHWFDKDGKIVAWDPNGTSIVYSNADLTTMTTRIGHMPNKVKAGDSFTVRQAVVYENKQVTFEITVTIQQKTTRISNIRSSKRGKPGNMIFNALGKPVGKRTESGEMPDLPKGIYVEMVK, via the coding sequence ATGAAAACCAAAATTGCATTCGGCTTATTAATGGGGCTATTGTTGCTCCCGACGATGCTTTTTGCCGACATCGTGTATAAAGGGAAAAGGGTCCAGGAGTGGCCCGAAGAGGCCCGGCCGACATTTAACGGATCCGGAGCTAGGCCTAGCTTTGTTTTGGCAAGGACGGCAGCAACACAAACTCAAAGCCATTATGCCGCCCCCAAGGGCAAAATTTACAGCCTAACGCTGCTCGTTGACTTCTCGGATAAGGCCGCCCCTGTCACGAAGAGCGAAATCGAAGACTGGCTGAACAAGGAAGGGTTTAACAGGAACGGCTGTAACGGTTCCGTCCGCGACTACTATCTGGATGTTTCAAACGGACAACTTGACCTCACCAACGAAGTTTTCGGCTGGTACCGTGCCAAGCATCCCAAGTCCTGGTACGAAAGCTTGCCGGGATACACGGGTTCTGATTCCCTGATGAAAGAGGTTTTTGCGTATTTCGACGCGATGGTGGATTATTCGCGTTATGACAACGACAAGGACGGAACAACCGAAGCGATCAATATTGTTTACGCCGGTGCCGGCGAAGTCCGAGAGCGAGGTCTCTGGCCACATGCCGGATGGTCCAACGAAAAGCGCGATGGCGTTAGACTCACGCACCACCAAATGACGGACATGCCAGGCACATTCGGTCTCTACGTCTTTGTGCACGAAAGCGGGCACATGATTTTCGGTTGGCCAGACCTTTATTGGTACGGCGATTACTGCACCATGGGCAACAGACCTAACGACATAAATCCTGTGGCGATAAACGACTTTTACCGTGCAGACCAAGGCTGGATTCCGTTCGTAGATGTGACTAGCGAAGACGTGAGCCTCGAAACCACAAAGCCCGGCGAAGTGTGCTACCGCTACAAGAACCCCGCAAGGCCAAATCAAGAAGGTTTGGTGTGGTCATACGTACGGAACACAGGCCGCAACAAAGTTCTTAGGGGAAGCGGGCTCTTGATGCAGCATTACGACTTCTCTATAGAAGGCAATACTGCTTCGAATAAACTCGGATTGAGAATTGTCCGTGCCAATCACACAGAACCGTCCCTCAGCGGCGACAAAGACCAATGGCCAAATCCCGGTAGTACCGCAGATGCATTCTTCAAAAGCGGGACTTACCCAGAATTTTCGGACGAAACCTACCCTGCAATCACTTGGTATAGCGGAACAAAAACGGGGCTAAAAATCACGGATATCGGAACGCCCGGAGAAACGCTCACGTTCTGCATCGGCGGGGAGTGTTCGTTGAGTTCATCAAGCGCGCCAGTCGTTTCAAGTTCATCAAGTGCGCCGAAGCCCGAAAGTTCAAGCAGCGCCGTTGAAATGAAAAGAGAGAAAATCGCATTTGAGGTGACGCTCCCGATAGACGACAATTATGCATACGTCACGCTTGATTTGAAAGGCGATGACGTAGCGAAAATCCTGGGCATCAAGAAAAGCGAAATCGCAGATAAAGTCAAATTCTACGGTGTAGAGCCCGATGGAACGCTCAACAGCCGCACCACCGGCGAAGGGACCGGACACTGGTTTGACAAGGACGGAAAAATCGTTGCCTGGGATCCGAACGGAACGAGCATTGTCTATTCCAACGCCGATCTTACGACAATGACCACGAGAATCGGACACATGCCGAACAAGGTCAAGGCCGGAGATTCGTTCACCGTACGACAAGCGGTTGTTTACGAAAACAAGCAGGTCACTTTTGAAATCACGGTCACGATACAGCAAAAGACGACGAGGATTTCAAATATCCGCAGTTCAAAACGCGGCAAGCCCGGAAACATGATTTTCAACGCGCTCGGGAAGCCCGTCGGTAAAAGAACAGAGTCGGGCGAAATGCCCGACCTGCCTAAAGGAATTTACGTGGAGATGGTGAAATAA